One Urocitellus parryii isolate mUroPar1 chromosome 9, mUroPar1.hap1, whole genome shotgun sequence DNA segment encodes these proteins:
- the Tmem219 gene encoding insulin-like growth factor-binding protein 3 receptor, whose amino-acid sequence MGSCQAGHNLHLFLVHHPPLVCATLILLLLGFSGLGLGGYLLTHKTGLRSPDIPQDWVSFLRSFGQMTLCPMNGTVTGKWPGSHVVGLLTTLNFGDGPDRNKTQTFQTKIPGSQIGLKGSSAGELILITARVTTERTPETCLYFSTVPGILPSSQPPISCSEEGAGNSTLSPKMGEECVRVWSHEGLVLTKLLTSEELALCGSRLLVLGFFLLLLCGLLCCVTAVCFHPRRESHWSRTRL is encoded by the exons ATGGGCAGCTGCCAGGCAGGGCACAACTTGCATCTCTTTCTGGTCCACCACCCACCTCTGGTTTGTGCCACTTTGATCCTGCTGCTTCTTGGCTTCTCGGGCCTGGGCCTTGGTGGCTACCTCCTTACCCATAAGACTGGCCTGCGCAGCCCTGACATCCCTCAG GACTGGGTGTCCTTTTTGAGATCTTTTGGACAGATGACCCTGTGCCCCATGAATGGGACAGTCACAGGGAAGTGGCCAGGGTCTCACGTCGTGGGCTTACTGACCACCTTGAACTTCGGAGATGGTCCAGACAGGAACAAGACCCAGACATTCCAAACAAAGATTCCGGGTAGTCAGATAGGATTGAAAG GATCTTCTGCAGGAGAGCTGATCCTCATCACAGCGAGAGTGACCACAGAGAGGACTCCAGAAACCTGTCTATATTTTAGCACTGTTCCAGGAATCCTGCCCTCCAGCCAGCCACCCATATCCTGCTCAGAAGAGGGAGCAGGAAATTCCACCCTGAGTCCTAAGATGGGTGAGGAGTGTGTCAGAGTCTGGAGCCACGAGGGCCTTGTGCTCACCAAGCTGCTCACCTCA GAAGAGCTGGCTCTGTGTGGCTCCAGGCTGCTGGTCTTGGGCttcttcctgcttctcctctGTGGCCTTCTCTGCTGTGTCACTGCTGTGTGCTTCCACCCGCGCCGGGAGTCCCACTGGTCTAGAACCCGGCTCTGA